DNA sequence from the Streptomyces showdoensis genome:
CATGGAATGGGACACCGATCTCCCGTTGCTCGTGGAGGCGTTGCGCGCGAACGGTGTGACGACCTCCGCGGTGGCCTGGGACGCACAGGCCGTGGCCTGGGACGGCTTCGACCTGGCGGTCATCCGGTCGACCTGGGACTACGCGGAACGCGTCGACGAGTACCTGGCCTGGGCCGACCGGACGGACCGCCTCACGAGCCTGTGGAACCCCGCTCCGGTGGTGCGCTGGAGCAGCGACAAGCGCTATCTGTCGGACCTTGCCGAGCAGGGGGTGGCCGTCGTTCCCACCCGCTTCGTCGAACCGGGCACGCCGTACGACGAAGCCGAACTCCTCGGCACCGGAGCGGTGGTGGTCAAGCCCGTGGTATCCGCGGGTGCGCTCGACACCGCACGCTACGAGCCCGACCAGCACGCCGCCGCCAAGCGGCACGTCCGGACGCTTCTGGACCAGGGCCGGGCCGTGATGGTCCAGCCGTACCTGCGACTCGTGGAGGAAGGCGAACGGGCACTGGTCTTCATCTCGGGCACGTTCAGCCACGCCATCCGCAAGGGCCCCGTACTGACCGAGTCCGGAGTGATCGACAACGACCGCGTGCCGCACCCCGACGTCATCCCCTACCAGCCGACCGACGAAGAGATCTCGGCGGCGCTGGCCGCGCTGGCGGCCGTCCCGACTCCGGAGTCACCGCTGTTCGCCCGGGTGGACCTGGTTCTGGACGAGACCAGGAAGCCCGTGGTGATGGAGCTGGAACTGATCGAGCCGAACCTGTTCCTCGGCCTCCAGCCGGACGGCCTGAAGCGCCTCGTCGACGCCATGACGGCCAAGGTCCGGCCGACCGGGTCCTGAGAGCGCACGACACGCACGGGCGGGGCCGAGGACGGTTGAGGTTCTGGCCCTGTCCACCACACCGATCGGCCGGTTCGTGAGGGTGTGAGCGTGGAGTCGGCACTCAGGGCCGACTGCCGGGCTCGTCACGGAAGGGGCTCGACTCCGCGTGATGAGCCCGGATCGCGACTCCGGGTCCGGGTCCGGGTCCGGGTCAGGTGAGTGGGTCGAGGTCGGCGAGGAGCCGGGCGACACCGAGACCGGTGGTGAGGTACTGCTCGAAGACCGGATTGTTCAGAGCCCAAGGAGATCGCTTCCGCCGGATGACCCCGATCGCCGCTTCCGCCTCCTGCCCCAGCTCGATCAGTGCCTGCCCCACGACCAGCCCGGATCGGTTGTAGCCGGCGTTGCACCGGACCAGCACGGAGCGGCCGTCGCGGACCGCCTGGGCGGCGACGAGGGCGAGGTCCTGGACCTTGTGGATCTGCGCGGCGGTGAGCGGGCCGTCGGGGGTGTCGGCGACGTGGTGCTCGACGGCTGGGTCAGGGCCGTGACCGGGTCGGGTGAACAGGCTGATGACCAGGTCGAACTCGCTCCCGACGACTGCGGGCCGGCTCACACCGCTGACATCCCTCCAGTGGTGGCCGCCCATCCACAGTCCTGGTGACCACCTCGTTCCACGGCGCGCCCGGATCGGGCAGGCCCCTGTCCTTCTGTCGTGCCTTCATGTGTACCCCTCCGGGTCCCGGACATCAGCGTCATCCGTCGTTCCACCGGGCCTCGTGCTCGTCGACCGGTGGCGCCGCGACGCCGAGGTGCGGGCTGGAGAACCCATACGATCCCGCCCGCAGCTCCGTCAGCAACCCGACGGCAGGCTCGCCCACGCGGCACGGGGCGGACGGCGAGGGCGGTTCCGCGGCCGTGGCGGGCCGCGGAACCGCCGGTCGACCGTCAGGACGTCGGCGTCTCCCCCGGCCCTGTCTTCGGGGGCCGGTTCGGTGCGCCACAGGTGAAGCGCGTCGGCCTCGCCGAGCCCCTCGGTGGCCTGGTGGCGTTGCGCGTCGGTGAGCTCCAGGGAGTTCAGGCGGCGACGCCACTCCTCAAGGCCTTCGGTCTCCTCCAGGGCACTCGCGAGCTCGATCAGGGTGGCGAGCGTCCGGGCCACGTCGAGGGGTGGGGCGGTGTCCCCGTGCCTGCGCAGGGCCGTGATGAGGACCTTGAGGGCCGTGCGGTCGTCGTTCTTGAACTCGCTGAGGATGCGGGCGTTGTCGAGGGCCTTGGCCAGGCCCGCGAGGGTTTTCGACCCGCCGTACTCCAGCTCCGCGGGCTCGTCCCTCTGGATGAAGATGATCGAGTTCCCGGACGGGTCGACCAGGGTGAACCGGCTCGCCCCGGGCCGGAACCGGGTGATCCGCGGCCTGCCCTTGGCCAGGACCTTTCCGTAGGCGGCGCGCATCGCGCGGGTGAACTCCGCGTGGTACGGCGCGACCTCGTCGACCAGGACGAGGCAGGCGCCGGCGTCCTCCTGGCTCGGGTCGACGTTCTTCGGAGGCATCCCGAAGTGCAGCGCGAAGCCGGACCACTCCAGCACCAGGTAGACGTAGGGCCGCGTCTGCTTGTACGTGGCCTCGAACACCGAGCGCCTGGTAGAAACTCAAGCGTCTCCTCCACCGACACGCACGGCAGCACCGGCACCGTGGTCTCGTTCGCCCGCACATTCGCCTCTGTCACCCTCGCCACCCCTTCGACTCCTTCTCCCGCTCCCGCGGCAGGCCCCGGAGCACCGAGCCTGCCGCAATTCGGGTCCCGCCGCCCATGAGACTTTTATGTCGCCCTTATGTCTGCAGGCGGAAGGGCTGCGGGCCGGCGGGGGGGCCGGGAACGTGCGTAAGCCCCGGCCAAGAAGCCGGGAGCCAAGCGAAGGGGGCGGAGTGCGCGCGCCCTCGCGTCAGTCCTGGGAGGCCTCGGCGCGTCCGGCTGTGCGGCGGCGGAAGGCTCGTTCTGGGGCGGAGCGGAGGCGGGGCGTCCCCTTCAGCCAGTGGGCTCCCCGCAGGACGGGGCTACGATGCGACGGCCCGCGGCAACGAGCCGTCAAACGGAGGCCACGATGTTCGGCTCCGGCCACGGGCGCGGCGAGCGAGCGGGGCAACCCCGCACTCTCCCTGGCCGTGTCGGCCTTCGACTCGGCGATCGCCTCCAACCTGATTCACCGGGGCGCGGACCCGGACCACCGGTTGGCCGACGGAACCACGCCCCGACTGCGGGCCATCGACAGCGGCTCCGTCGGTCTCGCGTACTGCCTGCTCGGCGACGCGGCGCGGCTCGATGAAGCGGCCCGCGTGCACCTGTTGGAACGGGCCCGGCAGTGGCACGAGAAGGGCGCGGTCGCCCGCGCGTGCGCCCTCGAATACCCCGACATGGACCATGCCGCCTGGTGGGAGATCATCTGTACCGTGGCCGAGAGGCAGGACGTGGAGACCTGGGAGGCTGCGGGCTCATCCCGATCCCTGTACCGCCGCTTCGGCGCGGAGGTGCTGAACGCCTCTACTCGGGGACGTCACGTCAGACGCCCCAAGCCCTTTCGAACGACGCGCCCTTGAACTGTTCCTCGACTGGGCCGCGCAAGAGGAACACCCGGACGTCCTCACCGCGGTCCTGCACGGACTCGGCGAACACGAGGATCCGAGGATCGAACCGCTGGGGCTTCGCTTCCTCGCCCACTCCGCTCCCTCGGTGCGTACGGGGGTCATCGCGACACTGAGCACCGTGTACTCGGAGAGGTCCGGGCGGACGACGTTCACCCCCGAGGGGCTGAACGCCCTCCTCGTGCTGGCCCAGGACACCGGCACCTCCGTTCGCCAGGCCGCCGGCTACCAGCTCGCACACAGCCTCAACCCGGATCCCGCCGTGGGGGACACACTGGCCGGTCTGCTCGACGACGAGGATCAGCACACGCGCATCTGGGTCGCATTCGGGCTGGCCGTGCGGGACGATCCGAGGTGCGTCGAAGGCGCCGACAAGGTGGGTCCCGTCGACGACCGCCCCTCTTGGTCCTGGATCCTCGACGCGCCCGCACGGTACGAGGAGCGCCGGAAGGCACGGGGTGGACCGACGAGCGGCGAGTGACGGCCCCTGAGTCCCCCCGGGCTCCCCAGGCCCCCAGGGCCTCCGCCGCCGTCCGCCGTCCGCCGTCCGCCGTCCGAGGGGCGACATCCCCTCCACGGGACCGCCCGGCGTGAGGAACACGTTCAGCCGCTCCCCCCGATGGCCTCAAGCGGCTACGAACCGCGGTGTGAAGCAGTGCAGCCGGTCGACCTCGGTGAAACCGGCCCGGTCGTACAGGCCGTTGGCAGCGGTGCGGTCGCGTTCGGTGTCGCCGGGCGGGGCGTCGTCGTCGACGTAGAGGATCACCTCGCGGGCACCGATCCCGGCCAGCTCGTCGAGGGCCGAGCCGAGCAGCGCCAGGCCCGTGCCTCGCCCGCGGGCGGCCTGGGCCACGCCGATCCACCACAGCACTCCGACGCCGTCGACGGGGCGGCCGATGGTGGCCTCCGCGAGGAGTTCCGCGCCGTCACGGACCTCCAGTCGCCGGCCCGGAGGGTCCTCGCACTCCTCCACGGTGCAGCGCTCGGCGCGCGGGAGTCCCGCGACCGGCAGGTCCGCGCGCATGTAGCGCCACGAGTCGCGACCGGTGAACCCAGCGGCTTCGAGGGCCTTGAGCGTCGCGGGGCGGTGGCGGGCCGGCAGGCCCTCCAGCCCGAGGGTGAGGGCGGAGGCGAACTCGAAGGCGTGCACCGTGCCCGTGCCGAGCCGGTGGAGCGCCCGGGAGATCAGGGCCTCGGCCAGGCCCTCGTCCTCTCGGCAGTGCAGCCACAGGATGAACCCGGACTGGTCCGAAGGGCGCCTTGCGTACGAGACGGCGCCGAGCACCTGGTCCGTCGCGTCACAGATCACCTCCGTGACGGGCGCCTCAAGCTCGTCCCACCATCCGCCGTCGACCGGTGAGCGGCCCGCCAGCGCCTCGGCCAGCATCCCGGGCGTGGCCGG
Encoded proteins:
- a CDS encoding glyoxalase; this encodes MFEATYKQTRPYVYLVLEWSGFALHFGMPPKNVDPSQEDAGACLVLVDEVAPYHAEFTRAMRAAYGKVLAKGRPRITRFRPGASRFTLVDPSGNSIIFIQRDEPAELEYGGSKTLAGLAKALDNARILSEFKNDDRTALKVLITALRRHGDTAPPLDVARTLATLIELASALEETEGLEEWRRRLNSLELTDAQRHQATEGLGEADALHLWRTEPAPEDRAGGDADVLTVDRRFRGPPRPRNRPRRPPRAAWASLPSGC
- a CDS encoding GNAT family N-acetyltransferase is translated as MAFTTPRSAAGLSVRAYHPGDEAAVLGLVGADRLPGQPPATPGMLAEALAGRSPVDGGWWDELEAPVTEVICDATDQVLGAVSYARRPSDQSGFILWLHCREDEGLAEALISRALHRLGTGTVHAFEFASALTLGLEGLPARHRPATLKALEAAGFTGRDSWRYMRADLPVAGLPRAERCTVEECEDPPGRRLEVRDGAELLAEATIGRPVDGVGVLWWIGVAQAARGRGTGLALLGSALDELAGIGAREVILYVDDDAPPGDTERDRTAANGLYDRAGFTEVDRLHCFTPRFVAA
- a CDS encoding protein phosphatase is translated as MSRPAVVGSEFDLVISLFTRPGHGPDPAVEHHVADTPDGPLTAAQIHKVQDLALVAAQAVRDGRSVLVRCNAGYNRSGLVVGQALIELGQEAEAAIGVIRRKRSPWALNNPVFEQYLTTGLGVARLLADLDPLT
- a CDS encoding HEAT repeat domain-containing protein, whose amino-acid sequence is MFLDWAAQEEHPDVLTAVLHGLGEHEDPRIEPLGLRFLAHSAPSVRTGVIATLSTVYSERSGRTTFTPEGLNALLVLAQDTGTSVRQAAGYQLAHSLNPDPAVGDTLAGLLDDEDQHTRIWVAFGLAVRDDPRCVEGADKVGPVDDRPSWSWILDAPARYEERRKARGGPTSGE